The following coding sequences are from one Pirellulales bacterium window:
- a CDS encoding DUF3209 family protein: protein MACHEIAALRLGLMQILGIKDEAERQHELAELNQGEPASDTLRVLSQSRDFGDLKRFFETALVELEERVARTKADDPQMPYLRTLIVLTKKVELDLRNQLESMTRFYRDLDEMHDFVHEMFPAV, encoded by the coding sequence ATGGCTTGTCACGAGATTGCAGCCCTAAGATTGGGACTGATGCAGATTCTGGGCATCAAAGACGAGGCCGAGCGCCAGCACGAGCTGGCTGAGTTGAATCAGGGCGAGCCAGCGTCCGATACGCTACGTGTGCTCTCACAGTCGCGAGATTTCGGAGATCTGAAGCGGTTCTTCGAGACCGCGCTGGTCGAGTTGGAAGAGCGCGTCGCCCGCACCAAGGCCGACGACCCGCAGATGCCTTACTTGCGCACGCTGATCGTGCTGACCAAGAAGGTGGAGCTCGATTTGCGAAACCAGCTCGAGAGCATGACCCGCTTTTATCGCGATCTCGACGAGATGCACGACTTCGTCCACGAGATGTTTCCCGCAGTGTAG
- a CDS encoding aldo/keto reductase, which produces MDYINLGRTGVKVSRICLGCMTYGSKKWREWVLEEDESRPFFRRACEAGINFFDTADMYSLGVSEEILGRALQEFGPGRDRVVIATKVCQPMGDDPNLRGLSRKHIRHSIDASLRRLGTDYVDLYQIHRFDYDTPIDETLDALNDVVKAGKALYLGASSMFAWQFANMLHTSDRLGLNRFVTMQNHYNLVYREEEREMIPLCRSEGIGLIPWSPLARGFLAGNRRGREQGFGETTRSKTDDFAHKLYYQDSDFAVVDRVSEIARQRGVSNAQVALAWVLAQPGVTAPIIGASKMQHLDDAIRALDLKLTDLEVESLAEPYRPHPVLGHS; this is translated from the coding sequence ATGGACTACATCAACTTAGGCCGCACCGGCGTCAAGGTTTCGCGGATCTGCCTGGGCTGCATGACCTACGGCAGCAAGAAGTGGCGCGAGTGGGTGCTCGAAGAAGACGAAAGCCGCCCCTTTTTCCGCCGCGCCTGCGAGGCGGGCATCAACTTCTTCGACACCGCCGACATGTATTCGCTCGGCGTGAGCGAGGAGATATTGGGTCGGGCATTGCAAGAATTCGGCCCCGGCCGCGATCGCGTGGTCATCGCCACCAAGGTCTGCCAGCCGATGGGCGACGATCCGAACCTGCGCGGGCTTTCGCGCAAGCACATCCGCCACTCGATCGACGCCAGCCTGCGACGACTCGGCACCGACTACGTCGATCTCTATCAGATTCACCGCTTCGATTACGACACGCCCATTGACGAGACGCTCGACGCGTTGAACGACGTCGTCAAGGCCGGCAAGGCGCTCTATCTGGGCGCCTCGTCGATGTTCGCCTGGCAATTCGCAAACATGCTGCACACGTCGGACCGGCTCGGCCTGAACCGCTTCGTGACGATGCAAAATCACTACAACCTTGTCTATCGCGAAGAAGAGCGCGAGATGATCCCGCTCTGCCGCTCGGAAGGCATCGGGCTGATTCCCTGGAGTCCGCTGGCCCGCGGCTTTTTGGCCGGCAACCGCCGCGGCCGAGAACAGGGATTTGGCGAGACGACGCGTTCGAAGACCGACGACTTCGCCCATAAGCTTTATTACCAGGACTCCGATTTCGCGGTCGTCGATCGCGTCAGCGAGATCGCCCGACAACGGGGAGTCTCGAACGCACAAGTCGCGCTGGCCTGGGTGCTGGCGCAGCCCGGCGTGACCGCGCCCATTATCGGAGCAAGCAAAATGCAGCATCTGGATGATGCGATTAGGGCGCTCGATCTTAAGCTCACTGACCTGGAGGTTGAGAGTCTGGCCGAACCGTATCGGCCGCACCCGGTGCTGGGCCATTCGTGA
- a CDS encoding precorrin-8X methylmutase — protein sequence MTRILNPEAIEAESFRIIAEELGEHSFSPDEFAVVQRAIHSTADFEFARTLRFAPGAIRSGIEAIRAGRSIVADVQMIQAGINKPGLKKFGGEVYCFISDDDVVAAAKEAGLTRAIMSMRKASQQLPGAIYAIGNAPTALLELVKLADTARPSLVVGVPVGFVSAAESKDELSQTDLPFITALGRKGGTPVAVSIINALIRLANKEDGRQ from the coding sequence ATGACACGCATTCTCAATCCTGAAGCCATCGAGGCCGAGTCGTTCCGCATCATCGCCGAAGAACTGGGCGAGCATTCCTTCTCGCCCGATGAATTCGCGGTCGTGCAGCGGGCCATTCACTCGACGGCCGATTTCGAGTTTGCCCGGACGTTGCGGTTTGCGCCGGGCGCCATCCGTTCGGGCATCGAGGCGATTCGCGCCGGCCGCAGCATTGTGGCTGACGTGCAGATGATCCAGGCCGGCATCAACAAACCAGGCCTGAAAAAGTTCGGCGGCGAGGTGTACTGCTTCATCAGCGACGACGACGTGGTGGCCGCCGCCAAAGAGGCAGGCCTGACGCGGGCCATCATGTCGATGCGCAAAGCGTCGCAGCAGCTTCCGGGGGCGATCTACGCCATCGGCAACGCCCCGACCGCGCTCTTGGAGCTGGTAAAACTTGCCGACACGGCGCGGCCGTCGCTGGTCGTCGGCGTGCCGGTCGGCTTCGTCTCGGCCGCCGAATCGAAAGACGAGTTATCGCAGACCGACCTGCCATTTATCACCGCGCTGGGCCGCAAAGGCGGCACGCCAGTGGCGGTTTCGATTATCAACGCTCTTATCCGACTGGCAAACAAGGAAGACGGTAGACAGTAG
- a CDS encoding NAD(P)H-dependent oxidoreductase subunit E: protein MKPYKWHMLVCTGPRCTQDGESEALFSSLGEKLKAHGLDADEIRVKRTRCSCFAICQGGPIVVVHPDGTWYERVTDEVLDRILSEHLKQGQVVEDHLFHQA from the coding sequence ATGAAACCCTACAAATGGCACATGCTCGTCTGCACCGGACCGCGCTGCACGCAAGACGGCGAGTCGGAAGCGCTGTTCAGCTCGCTGGGCGAAAAACTCAAAGCACACGGACTCGACGCCGACGAAATCCGCGTCAAGCGGACGCGGTGCAGTTGCTTCGCCATCTGCCAGGGAGGACCGATCGTCGTGGTCCATCCCGATGGCACCTGGTATGAGCGCGTCACCGACGAGGTGCTCGACCGCATCCTTTCGGAGCATCTCAAGCAAGGGCAAGTCGTCGAAGACCACCTTTTTCATCAGGCGTAA
- the bluB gene encoding 5,6-dimethylbenzimidazole synthase, whose product MDVYEAIYSRRDVRHFRAGPIDDAVLNRILDAAHHAGSVGFMQPWNFIVIRDIDTRRRVKSLFEQENARAAENYNGPRRQLYDSLKLEGILESTVNLCVTCDRSRAGPVLGRNTIIDADLYSTCCAVQNLWLASRAEGVGVGWVSIFEPQALTELLSLPETVVPVAYLCVGYPQEFRDRPMLEEVGWRERLPLDQVVYYERWGQAKR is encoded by the coding sequence ATGGACGTCTATGAGGCCATCTATAGCCGGCGCGATGTGCGGCATTTTCGTGCCGGACCGATCGACGATGCGGTGCTCAACCGCATCCTCGACGCGGCCCATCACGCCGGCTCGGTCGGCTTCATGCAGCCCTGGAACTTCATCGTCATCCGCGACATCGACACCCGCCGCCGCGTGAAATCGCTTTTCGAGCAGGAAAACGCCCGTGCGGCCGAAAACTACAATGGCCCCCGGCGTCAGCTTTACGATTCGCTCAAGCTGGAAGGTATTTTGGAGTCGACCGTGAACCTTTGCGTGACCTGCGACCGCTCGCGGGCCGGTCCCGTGCTGGGCCGCAACACCATCATCGACGCCGATCTTTATAGTACCTGCTGCGCTGTGCAAAACCTCTGGCTGGCGTCGCGGGCGGAAGGGGTCGGCGTTGGCTGGGTCAGCATCTTCGAGCCGCAGGCACTGACCGAACTGCTGAGCTTGCCCGAAACCGTCGTGCCGGTGGCGTATTTATGCGTCGGTTATCCGCAGGAGTTCCGCGACCGGCCGATGCTGGAAGAGGTCGGCTGGCGGGAGCGGCTCCCTTTGGACCAGGTGGTCTACTATGAACGTTGGGGCCAAGCAAAACGCTGA
- a CDS encoding cobalt-precorrin-5B (C(1))-methyltransferase, producing the protein MIASDKADPTETKRLRSGFTTGACSAAAAKAATLALLAQQPVAEVEIALPIGRKQTFAVERCEFSPSEATCSVIKDAGDDPDCTHGAHLTATVSWTDQPGDVVLDRGSGVAVINKPGVGLDVGAPAITPVPRRNIIDMVREAAGEALANRGLRVVISVPGGEEMAKKTQNERLGILGGISILGTTGIVVPFSTGAFKVSITQGIDVARAAGHDTIVLTTGGKSEEFAMKLLGLPTECYVQMGDFVGFALKACVQRKVRRIAVCGMPGKMSKIAKGKMQTHVAGSEVDLEFLASIAADCGAPAEVVEEVRGANTARHVSEIVAARQVTGYWDAVAQRVVLACRQHIREAAEVECVLTEFSGQVIGRWSSS; encoded by the coding sequence ATGATCGCTTCGGACAAGGCAGATCCGACTGAAACAAAGCGGCTCCGCTCGGGCTTTACCACCGGCGCTTGCAGCGCCGCGGCGGCCAAAGCGGCCACGCTGGCACTGTTGGCTCAGCAACCGGTTGCCGAGGTCGAAATCGCGCTGCCGATCGGACGAAAGCAGACGTTCGCCGTCGAACGGTGCGAATTCAGCCCCAGCGAGGCGACGTGCTCCGTCATTAAAGACGCCGGCGACGACCCCGACTGCACGCACGGCGCCCATCTCACGGCCACCGTCTCCTGGACCGATCAGCCCGGCGACGTCGTGCTCGACCGTGGGTCGGGCGTCGCCGTAATCAACAAGCCGGGCGTCGGTCTCGACGTCGGCGCGCCGGCCATCACTCCCGTACCGCGCCGCAACATCATCGACATGGTGCGCGAAGCGGCGGGCGAAGCGCTGGCCAATCGCGGGCTTCGCGTGGTCATCTCCGTGCCCGGCGGCGAAGAGATGGCCAAAAAAACGCAGAACGAGCGGCTGGGCATCTTGGGTGGTATTTCGATCTTGGGAACGACGGGCATCGTCGTGCCTTTCTCGACCGGAGCCTTCAAGGTGTCGATCACGCAGGGCATCGACGTGGCCCGCGCCGCCGGGCACGACACCATCGTGCTCACCACCGGCGGCAAAAGCGAAGAGTTCGCCATGAAGCTGCTCGGCCTGCCGACGGAGTGCTATGTGCAGATGGGCGATTTCGTCGGCTTCGCTCTCAAAGCCTGCGTGCAGCGAAAGGTGCGACGGATCGCCGTCTGCGGCATGCCGGGCAAGATGTCGAAGATCGCCAAGGGCAAGATGCAGACGCACGTGGCCGGCAGTGAGGTCGATCTGGAGTTCCTGGCCTCGATCGCGGCCGACTGCGGTGCCCCGGCCGAGGTGGTCGAGGAAGTGCGTGGCGCGAACACGGCCCGGCATGTTTCGGAGATTGTCGCCGCGCGGCAGGTGACCGGATACTGGGACGCCGTCGCCCAGCGCGTGGTGCTGGCCTGCCGGCAGCACATTCGCGAGGCGGCCGAAGTGGAGTGCGTGCTGACCGAGTTCAGCGGCCAGGTGATCGGGCGGTGGTCGAGTTCGTAG
- the galE gene encoding UDP-glucose 4-epimerase GalE yields the protein MKILVTGGAGYVGSHATRFLEMAGHEIWVYDNLCLGHRSAVAAGRLVEGNLHDQSKLAAVLTEKRIEAVMHFAAFALVGESVSDPAKYYANNVGGSLALLEAMRASGVRKIVFSSTTATYGAPERVPIGEDEPQRPINPYGFTKLAVERALADYARAYGFAYAALRYFNAAGASPRGDLGEDHTPESHLIPLVLQVALAQRTHITVFGDDYPTRDGTCIRDYIHVDDLASAHAQALERLTPSQGLHLNLGTGEGHSVKEVIEACRRVTGRNIATEIGPRRPGDPPELVADSRKARSTLDWSPKYVELDAIVATAWRWHSGHPHGFGD from the coding sequence GTGAAGATTCTGGTGACGGGCGGTGCGGGATATGTCGGCAGTCATGCTACCCGGTTTCTGGAAATGGCCGGCCACGAAATATGGGTCTACGACAATCTCTGCCTGGGACATCGTTCGGCGGTGGCGGCCGGCCGGCTGGTTGAGGGCAACCTGCACGATCAATCGAAGCTGGCGGCCGTGTTGACCGAAAAGCGAATCGAGGCCGTGATGCACTTCGCGGCCTTCGCCCTGGTGGGCGAGTCGGTGAGCGATCCGGCCAAGTACTACGCCAACAATGTGGGCGGGAGCCTGGCATTATTGGAAGCGATGCGCGCTTCGGGCGTCCGCAAGATCGTCTTCTCCAGCACCACCGCGACGTACGGCGCACCGGAAAGGGTGCCGATCGGCGAAGACGAGCCGCAACGCCCGATCAACCCTTACGGCTTCACCAAGCTGGCGGTGGAACGGGCCTTGGCAGACTATGCACGGGCCTATGGATTTGCCTACGCCGCCCTGCGCTATTTCAACGCCGCCGGCGCCAGCCCGCGCGGCGACCTAGGCGAAGACCATACCCCTGAATCGCACCTCATTCCTCTCGTGTTGCAGGTGGCCCTGGCACAACGGACCCACATTACCGTGTTCGGCGACGATTATCCGACCCGCGACGGCACCTGCATTCGCGACTACATTCATGTGGACGATCTGGCCAGCGCCCATGCTCAGGCGCTCGAACGCTTGACACCCAGCCAGGGACTGCACTTGAACCTGGGCACCGGCGAGGGGCACAGCGTGAAGGAAGTGATCGAAGCGTGCCGCCGCGTCACCGGTCGCAACATCGCAACAGAGATCGGCCCCCGCCGGCCCGGCGACCCACCAGAGCTGGTGGCCGATTCACGCAAGGCCCGTTCCACGCTCGACTGGTCGCCCAAGTACGTCGAGTTGGACGCGATCGTCGCCACGGCATGGCGCTGGCACTCCGGCCATCCGCACGGCTTTGGCGACTGA
- the xerD gene encoding site-specific tyrosine recombinase XerD, whose product MPKKTATADRATATTAAVSPEHPWATAFADYLRSECHLADNTVMAYRRDLKRFYEWLAGRKIAALSVQDLADYAGWLHARKLAPASLGRHLVSLKLFFRYLQLEGILKDNHVELLGSQKLWQRVPKVLPPEMIDRMLSAPRKADPCWRRDRAMLEVLYATGCRASELSTLKLRDVHLDGGYCLCQGKGDKERLVPLGQRAIAAVKDYLEYERSALAAKTQSAPAWLLLSRRGQRLRRERIWELVKEYARRAGAPASVSPHTMRHSFATHLLAGGADLRQVQEMLGHASIATTQIYTHVDQARLKAIHRKFHPRA is encoded by the coding sequence ATGCCTAAGAAAACCGCCACCGCCGATCGAGCCACTGCCACCACCGCGGCTGTAAGCCCCGAACACCCTTGGGCCACGGCCTTTGCCGACTATCTACGCAGCGAATGCCACCTGGCCGACAACACCGTGATGGCGTATCGCCGCGATCTGAAGCGGTTTTACGAGTGGCTGGCCGGGCGAAAGATTGCGGCCCTCAGCGTGCAGGATCTGGCCGACTATGCGGGCTGGCTGCACGCTCGGAAACTCGCGCCGGCCAGCTTGGGCCGGCACCTGGTGTCGCTCAAGCTCTTTTTCCGCTATTTGCAGTTGGAAGGGATTCTCAAAGACAACCACGTCGAACTGTTGGGCAGTCAGAAACTTTGGCAGCGCGTGCCCAAGGTGTTGCCGCCCGAAATGATCGACCGCATGCTCTCCGCGCCCCGCAAGGCCGACCCCTGCTGGCGGCGCGACCGAGCCATGCTCGAAGTGTTATATGCCACCGGTTGCCGTGCCTCGGAGCTCTCGACCCTCAAACTGCGCGACGTGCATCTCGACGGCGGATACTGCCTCTGTCAGGGCAAGGGCGACAAGGAGCGGCTGGTTCCGCTCGGCCAACGGGCCATCGCCGCCGTCAAAGATTACTTGGAATACGAGCGATCCGCGTTGGCCGCAAAAACGCAGTCGGCGCCGGCCTGGCTGCTGCTCTCGCGCCGCGGGCAACGTCTGCGGCGCGAACGCATCTGGGAACTGGTTAAGGAGTACGCCCGGCGTGCCGGCGCTCCGGCCAGCGTCAGCCCCCACACCATGCGGCACAGTTTTGCCACGCACCTGCTGGCCGGCGGCGCCGATCTGAGGCAGGTGCAGGAGATGTTGGGCCACGCCAGCATCGCCACGACGCAAATCTACACGCACGTCGATCAGGCCCGGCTCAAGGCGATCCATCGCAAATTCCACCCGCGGGCGTGA
- a CDS encoding Gfo/Idh/MocA family oxidoreductase, translating into MPTRHHRRDFLKHTALAGSALAGTGFFSSLSAAESKSPNEKLNVGMIGTANQARFTMGNVSRENVVALCDIDDNYLGKAGQEFPQARKYNDFRKLLEQPGLDAVAVCTPDHIHAPATVMALRMGKHVYCEKPLTHNVWEARLVAQTAAKAKVATQMGTQIHAGDNYRRVVEIIQSGAIGPVREVHTWAGRSWGGGDRPKEMPPVPPNLHWDLWLGPAPQRPYHPTYLPANWRKWWDFGGGNIADMACHHIDLPFWALKLRAPLSVEAEGPPVHPETCPLGLIVRYEFPSRGELPPVKLTWYDGDKIPSQIEGLATGGGGNLFVGERGMLWADYGSWRLSPASDFAGYKPPEPTIPRSIGHHAEWIAACKTGSPTTCNFDYAGALSEAVLLGNVAYRVGQRLAWDAAALKATNCPEADHFLRREYRKGWELA; encoded by the coding sequence ATGCCGACACGTCACCATCGCCGCGATTTTCTCAAGCACACCGCACTGGCCGGCTCGGCCTTGGCCGGCACCGGCTTTTTCAGCAGCCTGTCCGCGGCCGAAAGCAAGTCGCCCAACGAGAAACTGAACGTGGGCATGATCGGCACGGCCAACCAGGCCCGGTTCACCATGGGCAACGTCAGCCGGGAGAACGTCGTCGCGCTTTGCGATATCGACGACAATTATCTCGGCAAGGCCGGCCAAGAGTTTCCGCAGGCCCGGAAGTACAACGACTTTCGCAAGCTGCTCGAGCAGCCCGGCCTGGACGCCGTGGCGGTCTGCACGCCCGACCACATCCACGCGCCGGCCACCGTCATGGCACTGCGCATGGGCAAGCACGTCTACTGCGAAAAGCCGCTCACGCACAATGTATGGGAGGCCCGGCTCGTGGCCCAGACCGCGGCCAAGGCCAAGGTCGCCACGCAAATGGGCACGCAAATCCACGCCGGCGACAATTACCGCCGCGTGGTCGAGATCATCCAGTCGGGAGCGATCGGGCCGGTGCGCGAGGTCCACACTTGGGCGGGCAGGTCGTGGGGCGGCGGCGATCGACCGAAAGAGATGCCGCCGGTGCCGCCCAATTTGCACTGGGATCTTTGGCTTGGCCCCGCGCCCCAGCGGCCTTATCACCCGACCTATCTGCCGGCCAACTGGCGCAAGTGGTGGGATTTCGGCGGTGGCAACATCGCCGACATGGCTTGCCACCATATCGACCTGCCGTTCTGGGCGCTCAAGCTGCGGGCACCCTTGTCGGTCGAGGCGGAGGGGCCGCCGGTGCATCCCGAGACTTGCCCGTTGGGGCTGATCGTGCGTTACGAGTTTCCTTCCCGCGGCGAGCTGCCGCCGGTCAAGCTCACCTGGTACGACGGCGACAAGATCCCGTCGCAAATCGAGGGACTGGCGACGGGCGGCGGCGGCAACCTGTTTGTGGGCGAGCGCGGGATGCTGTGGGCCGATTACGGCAGTTGGCGGCTCTCGCCGGCGAGCGACTTCGCGGGTTACAAGCCGCCGGAGCCGACCATTCCGCGTTCGATCGGCCATCACGCCGAGTGGATCGCCGCTTGCAAGACCGGCAGCCCGACCACGTGCAACTTCGACTATGCCGGCGCGTTGAGCGAGGCCGTGTTGTTGGGCAACGTGGCGTATCGCGTCGGCCAGCGATTGGCCTGGGACGCCGCCGCGCTCAAGGCGACGAATTGCCCGGAGGCCGATCACTTTTTGCGCCGCGAATATCGCAAGGGTTGGGAACTGGCATAA
- a CDS encoding VWA domain-containing protein codes for MWQNQASRCAQIVAFVLLVSLPLASCTRNEGQKFVEPAAMAPAKSQVCAAVAADAPSVSPAAEEAPLDEGDAFNIESYDRIDENPFLNVRQNPLSTISIDVDTASYANVRRFFNGGSLPPKDAVRIEELVNYFGYHYAPPTDDQSFAVHAEVAGCPWQPKHRLLRIALKGREIDLQNRPAGNLVFLIDVSGSMDGPAKLPLLKSALHLLVDKLGENDRVAMVVYAGSSGLVLPSTSGLYKETILAALDALEAGGSTNGGSGIQLAYNVAREKFIKGGANRVILCTDGDFNVGLTDRGSLTRLIEDEAKSGVFLSVLGFGAGNLKDATMEQLADRGNGNYAYIDTLNEARKVLVEQLGGTLLTIAKDVKLQLEFNPRQVAAYRLIGYENRLLRAEDFNDDKKDAGEIGAGHTVTALYELAPAGGEALLAEVDGLKYQHTVEAIEAADRDELLTLKLRYKEPEGETSKLLESVVKDEKRNYAQASEDFRFAASVAGFGLLLRESQYKGNLTLGAVVELAEASRGADEHGYRAEFIELVKNAAAIGHASAAFGSAASSAQ; via the coding sequence ATGTGGCAAAACCAAGCGTCGCGCTGCGCGCAGATCGTCGCGTTCGTTCTCCTTGTCTCACTGCCTCTTGCGAGTTGCACCCGAAACGAGGGGCAAAAGTTCGTCGAGCCGGCGGCCATGGCGCCTGCCAAATCGCAAGTATGCGCCGCGGTCGCCGCCGACGCTCCCTCCGTATCACCGGCCGCCGAAGAAGCGCCGCTCGACGAAGGCGACGCCTTCAATATCGAATCCTACGACCGCATCGACGAAAATCCGTTCCTCAACGTCCGCCAGAACCCGCTGTCGACAATCTCGATCGACGTCGATACCGCTTCTTATGCGAACGTGCGGCGCTTTTTCAACGGCGGCTCGCTGCCGCCCAAGGACGCGGTACGCATCGAAGAGTTGGTGAACTATTTCGGCTATCATTATGCTCCGCCGACCGACGACCAGTCGTTTGCCGTTCATGCCGAAGTCGCGGGCTGCCCGTGGCAGCCCAAGCATCGCTTGTTGCGGATCGCACTCAAGGGCCGCGAGATCGACCTGCAGAACCGCCCGGCGGGCAACCTGGTGTTTCTGATCGATGTTTCCGGATCGATGGACGGTCCCGCCAAGCTGCCGCTACTGAAGAGCGCGCTGCACTTGCTGGTCGATAAGCTGGGCGAGAACGACCGCGTGGCGATGGTCGTCTATGCCGGCTCGTCGGGCCTGGTGCTGCCGTCAACGTCGGGCTTGTATAAGGAAACCATCCTGGCGGCGCTCGACGCGCTCGAGGCCGGCGGTTCGACGAACGGCGGATCGGGCATCCAATTGGCCTACAACGTCGCCCGCGAGAAGTTCATCAAGGGCGGCGCCAACCGCGTCATTCTCTGCACAGACGGCGACTTCAACGTCGGCCTCACCGACCGAGGCTCGCTCACGCGGCTGATTGAAGACGAGGCCAAGAGCGGCGTCTTCTTGAGCGTGCTCGGCTTCGGCGCCGGCAATCTCAAAGACGCCACGATGGAACAACTGGCCGACCGCGGCAACGGCAACTATGCCTATATCGACACGCTCAACGAAGCCCGCAAGGTGCTGGTCGAGCAGCTCGGCGGCACGCTGCTGACGATCGCCAAGGACGTCAAGCTGCAACTTGAGTTCAATCCGCGGCAGGTGGCCGCCTATCGGTTGATCGGCTACGAGAACCGGCTGTTGCGGGCCGAGGATTTCAACGACGACAAGAAGGATGCCGGTGAAATTGGGGCCGGACACACAGTGACCGCGCTCTACGAACTCGCGCCGGCCGGCGGCGAGGCGCTCTTGGCCGAGGTCGACGGGTTGAAATACCAGCATACCGTCGAAGCAATCGAGGCCGCCGACCGCGACGAACTGCTGACGCTCAAGCTCCGCTATAAAGAGCCTGAGGGCGAAACCAGCAAGCTGCTCGAAAGCGTCGTGAAAGACGAGAAGCGAAACTACGCTCAGGCCAGCGAAGATTTTCGCTTCGCCGCGTCGGTGGCCGGCTTTGGTCTGTTGCTGCGTGAGAGCCAATACAAAGGCAATCTCACCTTGGGCGCCGTCGTCGAATTGGCCGAAGCCAGCCGCGGTGCCGACGAGCACGGTTATCGGGCCGAGTTCATCGAGTTGGTGAAAAATGCTGCTGCGATTGGCCATGCCAGTGCCGCCTTCGGCTCAGCAGCTTCGTCTGCGCAATGA
- a CDS encoding ATP-binding protein: MPSKRLFWHLFPQVLTLLVASLASIGLISRFVNSVAARWLLAGPLVVGLALAVSWLIGQSVARSMQRLKAAAERFSSGHLSERLWMPDSREMAEMADAFNAMAEKLEASYLSLARRNNEQEAVLMSMVEGVLAVDTDQRVISVNAAAAKLLGADAKEIEGRGLQEVVRNADLRRFVANALICNQPVEGNVILRNGRNRVLQANGTALRDSYGRGIGAVIVLNDVSRLRQLENLRRDFAANVSHELRTPITSIKGFVETLLDGALADRHDAERFLQIIARQADRLNAIIEDLLSLARIEKEAEGGDISLAVGRIDQVLQGAVQDCAVRAAERKIDVLLDCGSDVSARMKPDLLEQAVINLLDNAIKHSEPGGRVWLSGYCDAGQAVIAVKDQGCGIAEEHHSRLFERFYRVDKARSRKMGGTGLGLAIVKHIALAHRGDVTVESAPGQGSTFFVRLPAA; this comes from the coding sequence ATGCCCTCGAAGAGGCTCTTCTGGCACCTCTTTCCGCAAGTCCTCACCCTGCTGGTCGCCTCGCTGGCCTCGATCGGGCTGATCTCGCGGTTTGTGAACAGCGTCGCGGCGCGATGGCTGCTCGCCGGGCCGCTGGTGGTGGGCCTGGCGCTGGCCGTGAGTTGGCTGATTGGCCAGTCCGTCGCCCGTTCGATGCAGCGCTTGAAAGCGGCGGCGGAACGGTTCTCGTCGGGCCATCTCAGCGAGCGTCTGTGGATGCCCGACAGCCGCGAAATGGCCGAAATGGCCGACGCCTTCAACGCCATGGCCGAGAAGCTGGAGGCGTCGTACCTGTCGCTGGCCCGCCGCAACAACGAGCAAGAGGCGGTCTTGATGAGCATGGTCGAAGGCGTGTTGGCGGTCGATACCGACCAGCGGGTGATCAGCGTGAACGCCGCGGCGGCCAAGCTGCTGGGCGCCGATGCCAAAGAAATCGAGGGGCGCGGGCTGCAAGAGGTGGTCCGCAATGCCGACCTGCGGCGATTCGTCGCCAACGCACTGATCTGCAATCAGCCGGTCGAAGGCAACGTGATTCTGCGCAACGGGCGAAACCGGGTGCTGCAAGCCAACGGCACGGCGTTGCGCGATTCTTACGGCCGCGGCATCGGGGCGGTGATCGTGCTCAACGACGTGTCGCGGTTGCGGCAGCTCGAGAATCTGCGGCGCGATTTCGCGGCCAACGTTTCGCACGAGCTGCGCACGCCGATCACGTCGATCAAGGGCTTCGTCGAGACCCTGCTCGACGGCGCGCTGGCCGACCGCCACGATGCCGAGCGTTTTTTGCAAATCATCGCCAGACAGGCCGATCGCCTGAACGCCATCATCGAAGACCTGCTCAGCCTGGCGCGGATCGAAAAGGAAGCCGAGGGCGGCGACATTTCGCTCGCCGTCGGCCGCATCGACCAGGTGTTGCAAGGGGCGGTGCAAGACTGCGCCGTTCGGGCGGCCGAACGGAAGATCGACGTTTTGCTCGATTGCGGCAGCGATGTTTCAGCCCGCATGAAGCCCGATCTTTTGGAGCAAGCCGTCATCAACCTGCTCGACAACGCGATCAAGCACAGCGAGCCCGGCGGCCGGGTGTGGTTGAGCGGCTACTGCGACGCCGGCCAGGCGGTGATTGCGGTGAAGGACCAGGGCTGCGGCATCGCCGAAGAGCACCACTCGCGGTTGTTCGAGCGTTTCTACCGGGTCGACAAGGCGCGCAGCCGCAAGATGGGCGGCACGGGCCTGGGCCTGGCGATCGTCAAGCACATTGCCTTGGCCCATCGCGGCGACGTGACGGTGGAAAGCGCGCCCGGCCAGGGGAGCACGTTCTTCGTGCGCTTGCCGGCCGCGTAG